A DNA window from Malus domestica chromosome 12, GDT2T_hap1 contains the following coding sequences:
- the LOC114820045 gene encoding histone-lysine N-methyltransferase SUVR4-like translates to MSLARISVEDCCTDCSGDCLSVAIPCACARETGGEFVYTAQGLLKEDFLTACVKEPEARNFVYCQDCPNERSKNEYYPEKCKGHHIRKFNKECWRKCGCDLSCGNRVFVTPEGKGWSVRILEVLQNGAFVCEYVGEILNNNELYERNTQSWELRDIPTPYCSEQILKDDDALCLDETSHGNVARFINHSCSDANLIDIPVQVETPDRHYYHIRFAFFATRKVNAFEELTWDYGIDFDRGRTWCDAKCLRP, encoded by the exons ATGTCGCTAGCTCGGATTTCGGTTGAAGATTGCTGCACTGACTGCTCTGGAGATTGTCTCTCAGTGGCAATACCATGTGCATGTGCTCGTGAAACCGGTGGAGAGTTTGTGTACACAGCACAAGGCCTGCTTAAAGAAGATTTTTTAACAGCTTGTGTCAAGGAACCGGAGGCGCGCAACTTTGTTTATTGTCAAGACTGTCCCAATGAGAGGTCTAAGAACGAGTACTACCCCGAAAAATGCAAAGGTCACCACATCAGGAAGTTTAATAAAGAATGCTGGAGAAAATGTGGATGTGACTTGTCGTGTGGAAATCGG GTGTTTGTGACTCCTGAAGGGAAAGGCTGGAGTGTTAGGATACTAGAGGTCTTGCAGAATGGGGCATTTGTCTGTGAATATGTTGGGGAGATACTGAACAACAACGAATTGTACGAGAGAAATACCCAAAGCTGGGAGCTAAGAGACATACCTACCCCGTATTGCTCAGAGCAAATTTTGAAGGATGACGATGCCCTTTGTCTTGATGAAACATCTCATGGAAATGTTGCCAGATTTATCAATCATAG TTGCTCTGATGCAAATTTGATTGATATCCCAGTTCAAGTGGAGACCCCTGACCGTCACTATTATCACATACGG TTTGCATTTTTTGCTACGAGGAAAGTGAACGCTTTTGAAGAGCTGACATGG GATTATGGTATTGACTTtgatagaggtcgcacttggtgcgatgccaagtgccttcgcccatga